From a region of the Andrena cerasifolii isolate SP2316 chromosome 13, iyAndCera1_principal, whole genome shotgun sequence genome:
- the LOC143376046 gene encoding mitochondrial inner membrane protease subunit 1-like — MHNYPCFLMTMIFRKLLKNFVQWTCVIHCVCEYVGDFVMCEGPSMEPTLYSDDVLIIERISIRLQKLKKGDIIISKCPSKPKQHICKRVIGLPGDKVQNGITVPNGHVWLEGDNSNNSTDSRVYGPVPQGLLRGRALCKILPLRDISFLVTDP, encoded by the exons ATGCACAATTATCCGTGTTTCTTAATGACTATGATCTTTCGTAAACTGTTAAAGAATTTCGTGCAATGGACCTGTGTAATACATTGtgtctgtgaatatgtaggggatttcgtTATG TGCGAAGGTCCATCGATGGAGCCAACATTATATAGCGACGATGTGTTAATTATAGAGCGTATATCTATAAGATTGCAGAAACTTAAGAAAGGTGACATAATTATTTCCAAATGTCCCTCTAAACCCAAACAACACATATGCAAGAGAGTTATAGGATTACCTGGAGATAAAGTACAAAATGGAATCACG GTTCCAAATGGGCATGTGTGGCTGGAAGGAGATAATAGTAATAACTCAACTGATTCTCGCGTCTATGGACCTGTTCCGCAAGGTCTGTTACGAGGACGTGCATTATGCAAAATACTACCGCTCAGAGACATTTCTTTTCTCGTGACAGatccataa
- the Pmvk gene encoding phosphomevalonate kinase isoform X2, with translation MQLESNMAAGHETNDRYMMNFENSPIPHRILLFSGKRKSGKDFITNILQERIGADRSVTVKLSGPIKSHWAKSLGLDIDQLLGDGEYKENYRLKMAKWGETTRKKDHGYFCREAIEMYNAYSKSIWIVSDVRRKTDIEWFVENFGGACKTIRIVSDDVTREKRGWTFVAGIDDSETECDLDDIDTWDLKVTNDGSNIEYILQQISELIR, from the exons ATGCAA CTCGAATCCAATATGGCGGCTGGGCACGAAACAAATGACCGTTACatgatgaattttgaaaattcaccgaTTCCGCACAGAATTTTGTTATTCAGCGGTAAAAGAAAGTCTGGCAAGGATTTTATTACCAACATTTTGCAAGAGAG AATTGGTGCTGATAGAAGCGTTACTGTAAAATTGTCGGGACCAATCAAATCTCATTGGGCTAAATCATTGGGCCTCGATATCGATCAACTGCTTGGAGATGGAGAATATAAAGAGAATTATCGTCTTAAAATGGCCAAATGGGGCGAAACTACGAGGAAAAAGGACCATGGCTATTTTTGTCGCGAAGCTATAGAGATGTATAATG CTTACAGCAAGTCAATATGGATAGTAAGCGATGTACGAAGAAAAACTGACATAGAGTGGTTTGTAGAAAACTTTGGCGGTGCATGTAAAACAATTCGCATAGTCTCTGATGATGTAACTAGAGAAAAGCGTGGCTGGACTTTTGTTGCGG gTATCGATGATTCTGAAACTGAGTGCGATTTGGACGATATAGATACATGGGACTTGAAAGTGACAAATGACGGCAGCAATATAGAGTATATATTGCAACAGATATCAGAATTAATTAGGTAA
- the Rpl29 gene encoding ribosomal protein L29 codes for MAKSKNHTNHNQNRKAHRNGIKKPKRYRHESTLGMDLKFLRNQRFAKKHNLKPKEQLKRAEKHKALREAKK; via the exons ATGGCAAAGTCTAAGAACCACACCAATCATAACCAGA ATCGCAAAGCTCATCGGAATGGTATTAAAAAACCTAAACGTTACAGACACGAGTCTACACTTGGC ATGGATTTGAAGTTCCTAAGAAATCAGCGTTTTGCAAAAAAGCACAATTTGAAACCAAAAGAACAGCTAAAGAGGGCTGAAAAACACAAGGCTCTGCGCGAGgctaaaaaataa
- the Ho gene encoding heme oxygenase isoform X2, with the protein MASLPTKLSDVELKILRFLDDTVWADGLLVFYEIFRYLEGAMDRLQNTKIGLFPLDKLKRTKAFEHDLDFYLGKGWMKNYSPRDSVIKYLMRLREIEDTDPTLLMAYIYHLYMGLLSGGIILRKKRLLMQKILPFNEIQTSGSNITDFENSSIFELKRNMHDIMNKIAETLDEDTKNKLIEESKVVFALNNEIIKSVQGTSRVLFRKVLCFIIALMLILFAFLILFK; encoded by the exons ATGGCTTCTTTGCCGACCAAGTTGAGCGATGTCGAGCTAAAAATTTTAA GATTTCTTGATGACACTGTATGGGCGGATGGTCTTTTGGTTTTTTATGAAATCTTTCGATACTTGGAAGGTGCCATGGATAGGCTACAAAACACCAAAATAGGATTATTTCCACTCGACAAGCTTAAGCGTACAAAAGCTTTCGAACACGATCTTGACTTTTATTTAGGGAAAGGATGGATGAAAAACTACAGTCCTAG GGACAGTGTCATCAAATATCTGATGCGTTtaagggaaatagaagatacgGATCCTACTTTACTGATGGCATACATTTATCATCTGTACATGGGTCTCCTTAGCGGAGGAATAATACTACGCAAAAAGAGACTGCTCATGCAAAAGATTTTGCCATTCAATGAGATTCAGACTAGTGGTAGTAATATTACAGACTTTGAAAATAGCAGTATCTTTGAACTTAAGCGAAATATGCACGATATAATGAACAAAATTGCAGAAACATTGGACGAAGATACTAAGAATAAACTTATAGAAGAAAGTAAAGTAGTGTTTGCATTAAATAATGAGATTATCAAAAGTGTGCAGGGCACAAGCCGGGTACTTTTCCGCAAAGTACTGTGTTTTATTATAGCCCTTATGTTAATTCTCTTTGCTTTTCTTATTCTTTTCAAGTGA
- the Dcp2 gene encoding decapping mRNA 2: MVDHSLPSDILDDLSSRFIINVPEEERKDLVRICFQIELAHWFYLDFYCTDENPKLRPCGMREFATHIFFHIPFLKPHVANIDSILEQWREYKQNVPTFGAIVLNEDLTKVLLVQSYWAKNSWSFPKGKVNEDEDPSHCAVREVLEETGFDISNLIDENEYIESAINEQLVRLYIICGVQKDTKFQPKTRNEIKNVEWFSLADLPNNKKDMTPKVKIGVGPNAFFMVIPFVRRMRRWIQEKHFREKHVNTVRRHRHRSLGDVESVSKGKRQQQPQQQLQQQQQFPNSIQSEIPAFKDCKNFRQSNTSPARSRRGVYDNKNAMSKAAIKRNLFGEQNEDETCSVLAKQLTDSPGGQPSCAFLMDPAIQSVKCNEFSYRAQASMKGLKDEICQSQESRNPEYAEFSEENIKSLLFSKAASKLQIDLKTIPSPFVVVEDRKNATRRYSTEFSSIIWAQFKFDRQAILGCL, translated from the exons ATGGTGGATCACTCACTACCGTCCGATATTCTTGACGATCTAAGCAG tcGGTTTATCATCAACGTTCCCGAAGAAGAGAGGAAAGATTTGGTTCGAATATGTTTTCAAATCGAATTAGCCCACTggttttatttagatttttattGCACCGACGAAAACCCAAAACTAAGACCATGTGGCATGAGGGAATTTGCCACGCACATCTTTTTTCACATACCATTTTTAAAACCGCACGTGGCTAATATAGACAGTATTCTTGAACAATGGCGAGAATATAAGCAAAATGTTCCAACATTCGGGGCGATTGTGTTGAACGAAGACTTGACTAAAGTATTACTCGTTCAAAGCTATTGGGCAAAAAACAGTTGGAGCTTTCCTAAAGGCAAAGTCAACGAGGACGAAGATCCATCCCACTGCGCTGTTAGGGAGGTTTTAGAAGAGACTGGGTTtgatatttcaaatttaattgaTGAAAACGAGTATATAGAGTCGGCGATAAATGAACAATTAGTGAGATTATACATAATATGTGGTGTTCAGAAAGATACAAAGTTCCAACCAAAGACACGAAACGAGATAAAAAATGTGGAATGGTTCTCCTTAGCTGACCTACCCAACAACAAGAAAGACATGACCCCAAAAGTAAAAATAGGAGTTGGtccaaatgcatttttcatgGTTATTCCTTTTGTGAG AAGGATGAGACGCTGGATACAAGAGAAACATTTCCGCGAGAAACATGTAAACACAGTACGAAGGCACAGACACAGATCTCTTGGTGACGTTGAAAGCGTTTCAAAGGGCAAACGACAGCAGCAGCCACAGCAGCAGctacagcaacaacaacagttCCCAAATTCCATTCAG AGCGAGATTCCAGCTTTTAAGGACTGCAAAAACTTTCGACAATCTAATACTTCTCCCGCTCGAAGTCGTCGTGGCGTGTACGATAATAAAAATGCCATGTCTAAAGCAGCAATTAAACGTAATTTATTCGGTGAACAAAATGAAGACGAAACTTGTTCAGTTCTTGCCAAACAATTAACAGATAGCCCAGGGGGTCAGCCATCTTGCGCATTTCTAATGGACCCAGCTATCCAATCTGTGAAATGCAACGAGTTCAGCTACAGAGCACAGGCTTCCATGAAAGGACTGAAAG ATGAAATATGTCAGTCCCAAGAATCTCGGAATCCAgaatacgcagaattttcagaagaaaatataaaatctttattGTTTAGTAAAGCAGCGAGTAAATTGCAAATAGATCTAAAAACTATACCATCCCCGTTTGTTGTGGTGGAGGATAGGAAAAATGCAACTCGGAGATACTCGACTGAATTTAGTTCAATAATTTGGGCACAGTTTAAATTCGATAGACAAGCAATACTTGGCTGTTTATAA
- the Pmvk gene encoding phosphomevalonate kinase isoform X1, giving the protein MQVCVITLESNMAAGHETNDRYMMNFENSPIPHRILLFSGKRKSGKDFITNILQERIGADRSVTVKLSGPIKSHWAKSLGLDIDQLLGDGEYKENYRLKMAKWGETTRKKDHGYFCREAIEMYNAYSKSIWIVSDVRRKTDIEWFVENFGGACKTIRIVSDDVTREKRGWTFVAGIDDSETECDLDDIDTWDLKVTNDGSNIEYILQQISELIR; this is encoded by the exons ATGCAAGTATGTGTAATTACG CTCGAATCCAATATGGCGGCTGGGCACGAAACAAATGACCGTTACatgatgaattttgaaaattcaccgaTTCCGCACAGAATTTTGTTATTCAGCGGTAAAAGAAAGTCTGGCAAGGATTTTATTACCAACATTTTGCAAGAGAG AATTGGTGCTGATAGAAGCGTTACTGTAAAATTGTCGGGACCAATCAAATCTCATTGGGCTAAATCATTGGGCCTCGATATCGATCAACTGCTTGGAGATGGAGAATATAAAGAGAATTATCGTCTTAAAATGGCCAAATGGGGCGAAACTACGAGGAAAAAGGACCATGGCTATTTTTGTCGCGAAGCTATAGAGATGTATAATG CTTACAGCAAGTCAATATGGATAGTAAGCGATGTACGAAGAAAAACTGACATAGAGTGGTTTGTAGAAAACTTTGGCGGTGCATGTAAAACAATTCGCATAGTCTCTGATGATGTAACTAGAGAAAAGCGTGGCTGGACTTTTGTTGCGG gTATCGATGATTCTGAAACTGAGTGCGATTTGGACGATATAGATACATGGGACTTGAAAGTGACAAATGACGGCAGCAATATAGAGTATATATTGCAACAGATATCAGAATTAATTAGGTAA
- the Ho gene encoding heme oxygenase isoform X1, translating to MWNKDEDTFCKKMRKATKEIHTVSDTLVNAKLAFGFLDDTVWADGLLVFYEIFRYLEGAMDRLQNTKIGLFPLDKLKRTKAFEHDLDFYLGKGWMKNYSPRDSVIKYLMRLREIEDTDPTLLMAYIYHLYMGLLSGGIILRKKRLLMQKILPFNEIQTSGSNITDFENSSIFELKRNMHDIMNKIAETLDEDTKNKLIEESKVVFALNNEIIKSVQGTSRVLFRKVLCFIIALMLILFAFLILFK from the exons ATGTGGAACAAAGATGAAGATACATTTTGTAAAAAGATGCGGAAAGCTACGAAAGAAATTCATACAGTCAGTGACACTTTAGTAAACGCGAAATTAGCATTTG GATTTCTTGATGACACTGTATGGGCGGATGGTCTTTTGGTTTTTTATGAAATCTTTCGATACTTGGAAGGTGCCATGGATAGGCTACAAAACACCAAAATAGGATTATTTCCACTCGACAAGCTTAAGCGTACAAAAGCTTTCGAACACGATCTTGACTTTTATTTAGGGAAAGGATGGATGAAAAACTACAGTCCTAG GGACAGTGTCATCAAATATCTGATGCGTTtaagggaaatagaagatacgGATCCTACTTTACTGATGGCATACATTTATCATCTGTACATGGGTCTCCTTAGCGGAGGAATAATACTACGCAAAAAGAGACTGCTCATGCAAAAGATTTTGCCATTCAATGAGATTCAGACTAGTGGTAGTAATATTACAGACTTTGAAAATAGCAGTATCTTTGAACTTAAGCGAAATATGCACGATATAATGAACAAAATTGCAGAAACATTGGACGAAGATACTAAGAATAAACTTATAGAAGAAAGTAAAGTAGTGTTTGCATTAAATAATGAGATTATCAAAAGTGTGCAGGGCACAAGCCGGGTACTTTTCCGCAAAGTACTGTGTTTTATTATAGCCCTTATGTTAATTCTCTTTGCTTTTCTTATTCTTTTCAAGTGA